catccatccctctacctaTCTGTCTACCCATCTgtctacccatctctctacccatccctctacctatctgtctacccatctctctacccatccctctacctatctgtctacccatccctctatccctctacccatccctccatctctctaactatctctctacccatccctccatcagtctACCCATCCCTCTAAACATTCCTCCATCAGTCTACCCATCCCTCTAACCATCCCActatccctctacccatccctctaactatctctctacccatccctccatcagtctacccatccctctacccatccctccatcagtctacccatccctccatctgtctACCCATCCCTTCATCTGTCTACCAATCCCTTCATCAGTCTACCAATCCCTCTACCTATCTGtctacccatccctctatccctctacccgTCCCTCTACCTATCTTTCTACCCATTCGtttacccatccatccatccctctacccatccctctacccatcccaccatctctctacccatccctctacccatccctccacccatccctccatccctctacccatccctcaaTCTCTatacccatccctctacccatccctccatccctccattcctccacccatccctctacccatctctctacccatccctctacccatctctctacccatccctccatccctctacccatccctccatccctctacccatctctctacccatccctccatccctctacccatccctccatccctctacccatccctccacccacccctctacccatccctctacccatccctctacccatccctctacccatccctccatccctccacccatccctctacccatccctccatctctctacccaatcctcctacccatccctccatccctctacccatctctctacccatccctccacccatccctccatccctctacccatctctctacccatccctctacccatctctctacccatccctctacccatctctctacccatcccttcatccctctacccatccttccatccctctacccatctctctacccatccctctacccatccatccatccctctacccatccttcgacccatccctccatccctcaacccatccctctacccatcccaccatctctctacccatccctctacccatccctccatccctctacccatccctccacccatccctccatctctctacccatccctccatccctctaactatctctctacccatccctccatccctctacccatccctccatccctctacccatccctccatccctctacccatccatccatccctctacctaTCTGTCTACCCATCTgtctacccatctctctacccatccctctacctatctgtctacccatctctctacccatccctctacctatctgtctacccatccctctatccctctacccatccctccatccctctaactatctctctacccatccctccatcagtctacccatccctctacccatccctccatccctctacccatctgtctacccatccctccatcagtctACCCATCCCTTCATCTGtctacccatccctctatccctctacccgTCCCTCTACCTATCTTTCTACCCATCcgtctacccatccctccatccctctacccatccttctacccatccctccacccatccctccattcctctacccatccctctacccatcccaccatctctctacccatccctctacccatccctctacccatccctctacccatcccaccatctctctacccatctctctacccatccctctacccatccctctacccatccctccatctctctacccatccctctacccatccctccatccctctacccatctgtctacccatccctccatctgtctacccatccctccatccctctacccatccctccatctctctacccatccctctacccatccctccatctctccacccatccctctacccatctctctaccatccctctacccatctctctacccaaccctccatccctctacccatcccaccatccctccacccatccctctacccatccctccatctctctacccaatccctctacccatccctccatccctctacccatctctctacccatccctccatccctccacccatccctccatccctctacccatctctctacccatccctctacccatctctcaacccatccctccatccctctactcatctctctacccatccctccacccatccctccatccctctacccatccctctacccatccctcgacccatccctccatccctccacccatccctctacccatccctccatctctctacccaatccctctacccatccctccatccctctacccatctctctacccatccctccatccctccacccatccctccatccctctacccatctctctacccatccctctacccatctctctacccatccctccatccctctactcatctctctacccatccctctacccatccctccatccctctacccatccttctacccatccctccacccatccctccatccctctacccatcccaccatctctctatccatccctctacccatccctctacccatccctctacccatcccaccatctctctacccatctctctacccatccctctacccatccctctacccatccctccatctctctacccatccctctacccatccctccatcagtctacccatccctccacccatccctccatctctccacctcatcTCTGCGGTATGTAGGAGTTCCAGTCTAGATTCCTCTGGTCTTCATAGACCCAGCAGGTTATAGACAGATCTGCTTTATTAATGATGTTATAATGGCTGAAGCCCACTCAcatattctctctctgttctgtcagaGCAACCTCTAATGAGTCTGGAACAGAGAGGACAGCTTGGAAGAGTGTGGAGTTCTGGGAGTCTCAggagtgtgtgtttgggtgtgagtgtgtgagtgtgttagacCCAGGGATTCTGTTCTAGTTGAATCCCCAGTGAGTCCTCAGTTCCTCAACCCAGTCCTGCTGagacagactacacacacacacacacacacacacacacacacacacacacacacacacacacacacacacacacacacacacacacacacacacacacacaatttgagAAGCTCTGCTAATGCTACCAAtgccatctctccctgggactctacctttctcccatctctgggactctacctttctcccatctctgggactctacctttctcccaTCTCTGGGACTCTACCTTTTTCCCATCtctgggactctacctttctcccatctctccctgggactctacctttctcccatctctccctgggactctacctttctccatctctccctgggactctacctttctccatctctccctgggactctacctttctcccatctctccctgggactctacctttctccatctctccctgggactctacctttctcccatctctccctgggactctacctttctccatctctccctgatgactctacctttctccacctctccctgggactctacctttctacatctctccctgggactctacctttctacatctctccctgggactcgacctttctccatctctccctgggactctacctttctccatctctccatctctccctgggactctacctttctccatctctccctgggactctacctttctccatctctccctgggactcgacctttctccatctctccctgggactctacctttctacatctctccctgggactctacctttcta
This sequence is a window from Oncorhynchus clarkii lewisi isolate Uvic-CL-2024 chromosome 26, UVic_Ocla_1.0, whole genome shotgun sequence. Protein-coding genes within it:
- the LOC139385267 gene encoding uncharacterized protein, which gives rise to LHPPLYPSLYPSLYPSLYPSLHPSTHPSTHPSISLPNPPTHPSIPLPISLPIPPPIPPSLYPSLYPSLYPSLYPSLYPSLYPSLHPSTHPSIPLPISLPIPLPIHPSLYPSFDPSLHPSTHPSTHPTISLPIPLPIPPSLYPSLHPSLHLSTHPSIPLTISLPIPPSLYPSLHPSTHPSIPLPIHPSLYLSVYPSVYPSLYPSLYLSVYPSLYPSLYLSVYPSLYPSTHPSIPLTISLPIPPSVYPSLYPSLHPSTHLATSNESGTERTAWKSVEFWESQECVFGCECVSVLDPGILF